The sequence TCGTTATTGGACATCACCGCAACGGGGATGCCCTCCAACCGAGGATTAAAGGCCCGCTCGCACGAGACGTAAAAGTTATTGCAATCAGTCAGAGCAAATAGACGCTTTCTCATAGCTTAAATCCGATGAATCACCCAAGTCGCCACTCCCCAGACTTCGAAATCCTGCTCCTGGTTAATCACTATCGGCTTATAGCCCGGATTATCGGCCAGCAGATAGGCCTTGCGCTTCATCAAGCGAAGGCGCTTAATGAAGAATTCGCCGTCGAGGATGGCGATTACCACTCGGTTGTTTTCAGGCTTGAGCGCGCGGTCGACAACGAGGATATCGCCCGGATGAATTCCCGCCCTAGTCATCGAATTGCCTTCCGCACGCACAAAAAAAGTCGCTGAGGGATGCAGGACGAGAAACTTATTCAAATCAAGCCGATGATCGGCCGAATCATGCGCAGGCGATGGAAACCCCACGCACACCGGCGAAGCCAACGGCGCCACATTCCCCGCAGTCGCCTCAACCTTCTCTTTTTGGTTGACATCAGTACGCATCTTACTACTCCTTTTTGTCTTTTCTACAGACATCAGTATACTATATATTTCGGGATTTGCAACCCGCTTTTTCAGGGAGAGGGGAAGCGTAGTGCGTATTTCCGGATAATCACGATGCTCTGGCAGCAAAGCGAAGCGCTGCTGGCGAAGCCTTTCTTCTTCCGTGTCATTGCGAGGCTGATTGTGCCGAAGCAACCTCCTCTCGAACCTTCCAGACAGATTCCACGCCTTCGGCTTTGAATGACACAACTCTGAGGTGTTTGGGGCTTTCCGAATCGTGCTTCGATCCGTCTGACCTCTGATCTCTAACTTCTAGCTTTTCCT is a genomic window of bacterium containing:
- the umuD gene encoding translesion error-prone DNA polymerase V autoproteolytic subunit, giving the protein MRTDVNQKEKVEATAGNVAPLASPVCVGFPSPAHDSADHRLDLNKFLVLHPSATFFVRAEGNSMTRAGIHPGDILVVDRALKPENNRVVIAILDGEFFIKRLRLMKRKAYLLADNPGYKPIVINQEQDFEVWGVATWVIHRI